One Calonectris borealis chromosome 15, bCalBor7.hap1.2, whole genome shotgun sequence DNA segment encodes these proteins:
- the SPRY4 gene encoding protein sprouty homolog 4 yields the protein MEPRIPHNITVVPNSVMVQPLLDSRIPYGRLQHPLTILPIDQMKTTHIENDYTDNPTASQLAAQKRPRGPHELVLTNQHLQRCEQDVTHPWISFSGRPSSISSSSSTSSDQRLLDHMAPAPMAEQSSPRAVRIQPKVINCKPLDLKGPVSQELDKHFLLCEACGKCKCKECALPRTLPSCWVCNQECLCSAQNLVNYSTCMCLVKGVFYHCTNEDDEGTCADHPCSCSHSNCCARWSFMSALSLVLPCLLCYLPATGCVKLSQRCYDQVSRPGCRCKNTNSVICKALPESKGGRPEKPF from the coding sequence ATGGAGCCCCGGATTCCCCACAACATCACCGTTGTCCCCAACTCTGTGATGGTCCAGCCCTTGCTGGACAGTCGGATCCCCTATGGGCGGCTGCAGCATCCGCTCACCATCCTGCCGATTGACCAAATGAAGACAACTCACATAGAGAACGATTACACCGACAACCCCACCGCTTCCCAGCTGGCAGCCCAGAAGCGGCCCCGAGGCCCCCATGAACTGGTCTTGACCAACCAGCACCTACAGCGCTGTGAGCAGGATGTCACCCACCCCTGGATTTCGTTCAGCGGGCGCCCCAGctccatcagcagcagcagcagcacatcttCAGACCAAAGGCTCTTGGACCACATGGCCCCGGCGCCCATGGCAGAGCAGTCCTCCCCCAGAGCGGTTCGCATTCAGCCCAAGGTGATTAACTGCAAACCCCTGGACCTGAAGGGACCTGTGTCTCAGGAACTGGACAAGCACTTTCTACTGTGCGAAGCCTGTGGGAAATGCAAGTGTAAGGAGTGCGCGCTGCCCCGGACTCTGCCTTCGTGCTGGGTGTGCAACCAAGAGTGCCTCTGCTCGGCACAGAACCTGGTCAACTACTCCACCTGCATGTGTCTCGTTAAGGGCGTCTTCTACCACTGCACCAACGAGGATGACGAGGGCACGTGTGCCGACcacccctgctcctgctcccactcAAACTGCTGCGCCCGCTGGTCCTTCATGAGCGCCCTCTCCCTGGTGCTCCCTTGCTTGCTCTGCTACCTGCCAGCCACCGGCTGTGTCAAGCTGTCCCAGAGATGCTACGACCAAGTGAGCCGGCCCGGATGCAGATGCAAAAACACAAACAGTGTCATTTGCAAGGCGCTGCCGGAGAGCAAAGGAGGCAGGCCAGAAAAGCCCTTTTGA